GACCTGAGACCCCCAGAAAGGAAACCCTGCCCCAGAACAGCAAGGTCAGACACTTCTAATTAGGGTCATGTGTGGTGATCCCTAAAGTGGCCAGCAccgcagagaggagaggagagagcggTCACCATCTTGGGCTTCGGAAATTGCCGAAGTGGCCAAACCGCACCAGAACGGGCAACCCTACTTCCAATTTCTTTTCTTGCTAGAGTTAATCTGCTTTGAAAGGGAATTATTTGGAGACAGGGTGCTAATAACACCAACTGAACCACACAATAGCTGACCAGCAATTGCAAAACAgtgacattttgaaaatgaagTCATAATCCCGTTTGATGGTAGAACAGTCTTGTTGAGTATTTGTCTCCTCTTCAGCGGGGCACAAAGCAATCCAGTAGAGGGCAAAACCATCTCCAGGCAATCTCATGGTTATCCGGCAACCATTTAAACTGGCCCTCGTCCGTGAGTTATCTGGCAACCCCTATAACGGGCCAAGAAGCTTCCTGATGCCAGACAGACCCAAGTTTGGGTTTAGCCCTGAAGTTCCACGACATCTGCAGGATGCCAGTCCAAAGATGGTAACAGGCTGGGTCCATCACGGCAGACGCCTGCTGAACTCTTGTAGGCAGTGCCCAAGGGAGCAGAGGTGGGTTAGAATCTACAAGTCTGTCCCCTCAGAAACTGGGGAGTGGAGAAAAATATACTGCTGGGGAGGGAGCAGGCTTGTCACCCTACAAAGCACCAAATCAAGAACACCTTTGGTCACGAATTAACCGAACAGGGAgcgccgtgtgtgtgtgtgtttgtgcacatgGGACACACGAGAAGTGAGCATTCCGAGGAGGGAAGAAAGCATTTTCCAAAACACTTACTTTCTCCCCCCGCTCCTTTCTTTCTACacgttaaaaaaatatattgtgggAGTTGCAGCCATACAAAGAGGGGTTTGGGAGAAGGGGCAGAGACGCCGTTGCGGGGCGGGTGGGGAGAAATTTCTTACAGTCTCACGTGGGGCACAACAGCGGAGGCCAGGGTGAGCAAAGTCACAGTCCGCAAAACTGATTGGCTtgcgaggagaaggaggagtcagTCGTCTTCCTCGTCCTCTGGAACTTCTTCTCCTTCGTCTTCAGGTTCTCGTTTTCGTTTCTCCCCCTGCGGGATGTCTACGAGGAGGGGTTTAAACAAGGGGAGGGAGATGGTCAGCCAAGCCATACCTTATACGTCCGGAAAAGGTAACTGCAGCCCAGCACGGGGCCGCTGTCTGAGGACCAACCAGCCCAGCTGCCTGCCACCTGGTTAACGGCCAGACCCGAAAATCAGTCCTGCTCTTTCTCACCTTCCCTACTCTGCAAGGAAGTTGTGCGAATTAAGATTAAGGTTGGGAATGCACATGAATCTTTTAccacaatttattattattataccggGAGTCCTTGAAAGGCCTCTCTCGATCCAGGTTTTCAGCCAAAGGCTGGGATTAAAAACCAATAccccctgcgcccccccccccccccggcccaaattcaatttttagaaaacaaacacCTTCCTTCAAGGATTCTTTGCTGGCTTTCTTTCAACCAACGACCCTTTTGACAATGATATCAGTCTCAAATTGATAACTCCTGTACCTAACAGGTTTCCTGGTCATTCTGACTCTGTGTTGGTAAAATGTGACTGAAAGATGAGAGCCCTCAGGTGTCTGCTTCTACCGCAAAGTTTTCTACTGCAAAGTTTTGTGCTGCCACCTGTAAAATCCATTGACTTACGGCAGGGCGATTTTACTGTGAAACGGGATTATCCCATTTTATTTTCGTTCCATGGACATTGGAGTGTTTCCCCACTcctgttttatggttttgttaattaataattaataccCTTATCTTAACTGTGTTtatgttctgtattttttaatGCTATGGCCTATGATCATTTCAATAAAGACAGAACAACTGAGCCTTACGCCATCAAACTCTGCAGGATGCAAATGTGTCAAATTTGCAAAAATGTGGAGATCCTTTGAATTATTTTCCCCTCCAGTGTTGGATACAACCCTCCCAACCAGTACTTCAGAGATACTCACCCTCTTCACCTTCCTCGtcatcttcatcttctcctccctcctcatcttcctcctcctaaaGAAGAAAGTAATGGTGAAGGGTGGGAAGGGCAAGGACGGTCATGGAGCAGGATGGGTAATGTGTCGGTCGGTGTCTGGTGGTGTGTCGGGGTtgaggggtgagggggggggttgatcgTTTGATGCCtgggtgggagtgtgtgtgtatgtttgtgtagcAGACGGAGTGGCGGCTACGCAGGAAGGGGCCTTGGGGGCGAGAGAGAGTAGTCCCGAAgggctgtatgtgtgtgtgtagtgtaggAAGCGGCAGCGTGGCGGGAAGGGGTctgtggggtgagggagggagtaGGGATTGTCATGGAGCATTTTTGGGggcaggaaagaagcagggatgTGGCGTTgaagatgcggcgtccctgctcctttccctagggcaaGGGGAGGCCGCCATGAGGACTCACAGCGTTGTAAGGCTGCTTGTCCTTCGGCGCGGGGAGTCCTCTGGCAGccgggcgaggccgggccaagccggCAATGGGGCGGCTTGGCCCTGAatggacattcggagggcccaatcaggagctgcgaagggtcccgccctaactcctccccaggagcccttactcttttaaatatatataactcccacccatttgggaaacccttccagagttgtcaagaaacctcagggtttcatgaaaccctggttgagaaagcctgccctaagctCATTCTTTCTCACAATTTCTCGCATTTTCCTGGGGATAGTGAGCATTTTCCCGGGCACTAGGCTAAGGATTTTATCGAAAGGCAATGGGAGAGCCATGTGGATGACACGAGGAAGGCCCATTCCAGAAAGCTCCCAAGCCAAGACATCAGGCAAAACCTTTCTCATCCTCAGATCCGCCAGGAGACAAAATAGCCACCTACAAGACGGTTCCTGTAGCTTCACCTGCTGGCAGCTCCTCCCCAGGTGGTCTGAGCCACGGTGGCAAAGGGGGACAAGCCATATCAACTACTCAAGGAAGCTCCGCAGCCAAAAGCTGACCAGCATTTTGTGGAAGATGGCCTCGGACAGAAGGAAGAATTCATATGGAGATGAGGAAGGCCACATACAAGTGCCCTGACGAGGCCAGCACAATcgcatcaggtctcagaagctaagcaggatcagtcccggggttaggatttggatgggggaATCCCCAGGAAGTCCACGGTCACTACtcagaagcaggaaaaggcaaaCCACTGCTGACCATGTCTTACCATGAGGACACTATggggtcagctgcaacttgaagaCACTTTCCATGACCACCTCTCATACACGGGAATGTGGCCATGCATTTACTTGTGTATTTAAAGGTACTGGTGTGCTCCTGCCATGctcaatgggtgggtgggtgggggcacagCTGCAGGCATGTCACATGGCTTGTAGATCAAAAGAGCCAATTAGCAACAGAGGAAgaaatttgtttttataccccacttttcactgcctgaagaagtcttaaaagtggcttacaccttcctttcccctataaggtaggtggggctgagtgatcTCTTAatgctgtgggaacagctctaacaggactgtgactagcccaaggtcacccagctgcctgcatgtggaagagcggggaatcaaacccggttctacagagcagagtccaccgctcttaatcaccacaccaagctgggttATAACTTCCGCAGATTGTTTTCTGGGGCTGAACCGAGAGATGCTTCAAGAGATTTGGGGATTAGGAAGATTTATGAAACCACACAGGAACAAAAGTCCTACTCTGATCGCAGCCCTTAAGAAGCAAAAAATGGGCAATGTGGCACAGCAGCTGGAGTATCAGACCAGGACTGTTGTGTTCTGGGTTCAAGTCCTGATTCCCTGGGCCAACCGTGCTCCCTCTCAGACTAACCTGCATCAAAAGGGTGTCGCAAGGCAAGACCCACATGTAGGTCCCTGAGCTGGCTAGAGGAAGACCttagtagagttggaaggctgCTATGGatcatttttccattttttttaaatttaaggaaATTTGTACAGGGTTGGGTTGGTTTTCTTAAAAAGTGAAATCAGGGCAATTGTGAGAGTCAGAACAACCCGGCCATGATTTCTCAGGGAAAACTGAAGACTCCAGGAGAGCAGCGCCCCAAAGACCAGGTGCATCTGATCCCCGAATgccggggagggaaagaggaaaacgAGGGGGGCGGGGGCTGTGCCTCTCACCTCATCTTCTAccccatcttcttcctcctccccatccagatcttcctcgtcctcttcctcgtCGGCAAGTTCTTCATCAAAGTCTTCTTCCTCTAACTCTCCATAGTCCTCCTCGCTTTCTAAAATGTAGacaagagagaggaaaagagaagatGTCAAAAGTCAGAATGTCGGCCAATGGGAAGCAGAAGACAACATTGAAGAGGAGCATGGCTTCTACCCCGGGGACCTAGATGCGCTTCTCTGCCCTCCATGCTTCATGGGTTAGATATTTGGGAGGGTGGGCAGGGCTTGCAGCTCCAGCCCAAGGCAATTCAGACAAGGACTAAACTATTGCCAAGCTATGGATGAAGCTCCATAGAATAGAAAGCGAACTCGATTGGAATTTCTTTCGATTCAGACAGAGTAAGTATTCCCCCTGGAGTATAAGGGCTGAATTAAATGGGATGCGATGGTCACCTGTAGGCCAGAtgactgcaacttgctctatgtgggccttcccctgGAAGCTGCAACTGGTGCAAGATATGTTCTTTccaggacaccatggaggacTCACGTTCAACCCgtcttccagcagctgcactggctgacTGAATTCCAGTTCAAGTCGAAGGTTTAGGTTGTAACCATCCaggccagcttttctcaatgttttgaccactgagaaatccctgaaacattctccaggctttgagaaaacccagaagtggtgcaatcgtgcagaacaggggtagtcaacctgtggtcctccagatgttcatggcatacaattcccatgagcctctgtcagcaaacattggcaggggctctgcactacccctggtgcagaatatggttggaaaacatagttgtgtacaagcctacctgggacccctcttctttccaccccctccaggaccatcactggccatggggggaggtcaacatgactatatatggtcaatTTCACCAAATACAtggttaacacattttaaaaatatattattaattaactcccacccatttgggaaacccttccagggctgtcaagaaaccccagggtttcatgaagccctggttgagaaagccctgttcttggccctggATATCTGAGGGGCCGCCTCTCCCAATACGCCCCCAGAAGAGGGCTTAGATCATCAAGCCCCAATATGCTGTTGGTTCCTGGCCCCACTGCCAGGAGAGATCTGGGCCTTGGCAAATCAATCCAAGTTCTGCAGGAGCTATTCCACCAGCTTGAAGCCAGAGCAAACAAAATCAGCtaatctccccctcctcctcagaaCGCAGCCCAGATTATATCAGCTTAGATGGCCTGCTGATATACAACAaggataaggaggaggaggagaaataatACAGCACTCAGGAGCTACCGTTTTAATGGCATTATTGACTTTtagaattaatatttatatatgttGTGCTTGACTCTGAGCCTACCAAGCGAAGGGTGGTTTAGaaataataacaatttaaaaactaaataaaaataactagTATTCCTGCACTCACTAGCTCTGGATTTATGAAGAGCCTATAAGCTGGCAAGGTTTAATGCATGGGGtgtccacactgtggctctccagatgtctatggactacaattcccatgagctcctaccagTGCTGGTAGgagattcatgggaattgtagtccatggacatctggagacctagTTTGGCTACCCTGGTTTAACGTATTGCTTTCTGCCGTTCAACACGGGAGATTTAACAAAACTCCATATTTAGAAAGCCTCCTGTACTTTCCAGAAGTGACAACGGGTAGCTCtatgaatcaccagaaactctatggtaaaatgccCAGCATTTCTGCAGCATcttacacaggggtagtcaaactgcggccctccagatgtccatggactacaatccccatgagcccctgccagcgttcgctggcaggggctcatgggaattgtagtccatggacatctggagggccgcagtttgactacccctgatcttacaGGTCCGTGTTCTGAGGATAACACACggtccactgccccccccccatctccccattTGGTAGTTGTGAGCCCCATGGCAAGAAAGAAGGTCCCCCCCCTGCAGGGAACACCCCCCTTACCCTCTCCATTCTCCTCGTAGTCGTCATCCAGGCCGTCTCCCTCGGGGTCCGAATCGGGGGCCTCGTTGTCGCTGGCGTCGAAGCCATCTAAGTAGGTCAGCTGGGGCAGCAGCCCGAAGACGCTCTCTCGGTAATTGATCAGCATCGTCACCTCGCAATTGAAGAGGTCCAAGCTTTGTAGGTGCGGCAATTTTTTCTGCAAGAAACCTGGATTGTCAGTGCCGCCCCTTGGCTGCGCCGATGCCACCCACCCATGTGCCTCAGCAAGCCAGGAAGGCTGCAGTTCAAGCTGGACCTTTGTGCCGatgatatatatatttgcaaCATGCTGTACAGATTTATAAGAGTGCACTTGGCTCCAGCCCTCCTCACCTGCAGGGAAGATGGCCTACCTAAGAGGGATGTTGGAAGGCTCACATTAGCAACCCTTCTCTtccccttgctccctcccccaagaaaaccaCGCAGGAGGTTAATGCAGGCCTGTGCACAGGAGTTTTAAGAGGGGGAGTGGTCCCATTGCATTCCAGAACCTTTGTGaatctttttcttgaatttttaagaCTCTTTTCctataatttttctttctttttctatctTGTGCCAGTTAATAGGTTTTCATGGAGTCAGTGAGTAGCTTTTGatattatttctttaatttatcTTTTGGAGGGGAGGGTTAAACCCTCCAAAACACCCCTGATGCAGGGCCTTGGGTcaaagcttttcttcttttaaaccaCCAAAGCAAGTATTTACAAAACCAAATATATATAGTTAAGCTCGCTTTAAAAGTGGGATAAAAGCTGgcagcccctctccccacccccccacccccgtgggCTGATGGGTAGGGCCAGGGAGGGCACAGGGTGATAGGTGGCTTGTAGCCCCACAAGGGGCTGCCCGTGCTGGAAACAGGAGGGTGGAAGGTGGCAGCAAACACCCTCACTGCTGCCCACTCTTGGGGCATGAGGTCTGGCGCTGGCTAGGAGCTGTCATGAGTGTAAGCCAGCAGAAGCACCCCCCGCATGGCAGGATCCTGTGGGAGCCCCTCCCATCTCGCATGCTcttagtgggtgggtgggggggagcagcagaACCTGACCCACACAGAGAATACAGCTGGCAGTGGGCCCCAGGAGGtcaggcagcagtggggggggggcagatgcagAGGCTGTAGCTGGCCACTCCGGCGAAGCAGTATGTGGGTAGCAGGAGTGATTCTGTGGCATTGGCCAGCCTTCGCGGAGGTGGGTGGGCAAGGCAGAGCATGCACATAGGCCCCTGCCACCTAGAGGGCTGTGCAAGTGGTCAGGCCAGGCAAAAAGGATGTAGATTGTACTCGGTAGTTTACAGGTAAGGGCAGGGAGCGTgttggggctggggcaggcagccTCCTGCCACAGGTGTGAGGTGGCAGGCGGAGGCCGGTGGCCTTCCCAGCCCCCCAGAGTGGCAGCACCACAATATGTgtcatcatctctctctctctctatatatatatataataaaatgtggaCTAATTAGGGGGCCTCTGCAAGGAGGTAGGCGTGGCCTTGGTGGCgtgctggccctctgattggtccacattttattttagagagagacagagagagagatgatgacCCATCTTGTGGTTcaggaaaacaacaaaaaagcaccgTCACTTTTTTGGGAAGTGGCCGAATGTACTGTACCACGTGACACAGAAACCTGGGAAGACAGAACCCCCCTCCCTCGGCTGTGGGACCCAACCTCACTCCCACAggggctcctcctccccctccgacTCACCAGCGGCTCCAGCGTGTTAATGTCCTTGATTTTGTTCCCGCTTAAATTCAAATGCGTCAGGTTGGGCGTCTTCTCTGCCAGGACCTCCAAGCCGCCGGAGATGCGATTGTCGCTCAGCTCCAGCTACCCAGGAGCACAAACGAGATGGGTTGGAGGGAGATGGGTCTCACTCCAACCCCCATTTCACATAATATCCCTGAGATAAGCCATACGCATTTCTCTTGTTGGAAATCCTTACCCTGTTCTTAGCAGATTTAACAGAATGTCAGCAAACATGTACAGAGTTTAAACTTTATCcaggctgcatttttaaaaaaacaaaatacacacaCGTAGGCAAGTTTTTGGATCCACAGATTCCTGCTGGTTTATCATGCCAGGCTGAAAAAGGATGTTAAGGGGGAATCCTTTTTCCGAATGCTGTGTGCGTTCTTTTTAAAAACGGCACTGTTTACAGGCATATCTGCAATTCTTCAGCGCAAGCAGCCAACCCCTTGGTCACCCACAAGGGCGAGCCCATCCATCTTAGGCTGCCCCCGCAGTGCCTGGCAAACAGGagaaaggtggagggagggggcagagtcGTGGGGGAACGGCCTCATGTAACCAGAAATAACCATGGGTAGCTGTACGAATCACCAAAACTCCAAGGTAGAATTCGTAGTGTTTCCAGcagtccttagagcaggggtagtcaaactgcagccctccagatgtccatggactacaattcccaggagccccctgccagcgttcgctggcagggggctcctgggaattgtagtccatggacatctggagggccgcagtttgactacccctgccttagagctacCTCGGAGGTAATGAACGGTAATACCAAAGAGGtctccagcaattcctagagctaccactgACCTCTTCCGTTAAGGACATAAATATTCTCCCATCGCTGCTCCTAGTGGGGCTGGGCATTGGGACTAAGGGTGAACGCTTCGGTGCGGTTCGGCCGCCTCaatgatcaccgaagcctgaggcggccgaACCGCACCGAAGTGCTCACCCCTAATTGGGACCGATTGCTCCTGCCTCTCCCAGGAGGCTGTACTCCCAACCTCCTCACCTTCCGAAGCTTGTTGAGCCGAGGTAGGTTGGAAACTGTGAGGAGATGGACGTTGATCATGCTGAGGAACTCGAGATTTTCAAAGTCCGAGGAGAGGCCGCAGATTTTCCCATCGTCTGAGCGGCAGTTGTCCAGCACCAGTTCCTTcacctggagagagagagagaaacaaatggGCGATGTAAGAAGGGAGACCTCTCCATCTTAGGGAATGAGAAGGCAACATCCCACCCAGAGGCTAGGGAGAATGGCTCAACCCTGCTCCTTCAGAGCCTATTTGGCCTCGCGTAAATCTCTTCTTTCCTACTGGTATAAATTCTACCTCCAGCCATTCTACTTGGGTCACACCGCTCTCCTGCTTGGGCACAGGAGCCTGCTACCCAAGGTCTCAGCTTTCGTGCATCACCAATGCCCACTGAAGAGGGGACGGAAGCCAAATCAATTTGAGAGCCAAACTGGGCAAAGACTGACAAACAGGGGTTATCACTGGATCTTTACTTGTAGTCTCTCTCGCTTGAAATCTGCTCTTTGCACATTTGTTTTGATAAGCGCCCAGTCTGCTTACATATCTGCCGATTCTCTTATGTTACATTTaatttctatttccatttttaaattcCTGCTGCACGTGGCAAATATATATTTGCCACATGCAGCAGgaatttaaaaatggaaatagaaattaaatgtttttattttagattcaaatgggtcgccgtgttggtccgaagtagcacgaTAAGatcagagtctggtagcacctttaagaccaacaaagattgatttgATTAGGATCACAAAAAAGGGACCAAGTGCACTCAGCCAACAAGCTGGACCCTTGTGCCGATGATATAATGCTCCTTGCCAGCAAGGATGTGGGTGGTTAGAGTCAAATTGGGAACTGGAAGACCTGAGTTttaatccctgctctgccagggaagcttgccaggtgtgaccttgggccagtcatgcattCACAGtataaccttcctcacagggtgttgtgaggacaggacagggaggagaatgatgtgCTGCAAGTCACTTTTGGTCCCTGCAGGGGAGAAACGGGGGGTACGAAGGAAATAATTTACAAGGTGTTGACAAGAATGGCCCACAGAGAGCAATCACCTAAGCCTTACCTAGGCTAGCCCAAACATCTCAGACCTTGAAAGCTAAAGCAGGGCCAGccttggctagcatttggatggagaCCTCGAAGGAAGGCCAGACTTGTGACATGGAGGGGGGCAACGGCAAGCCACCTGTGaccttgaaccccccccccccccggacgtgccataaaacacaaaagattctgccttatactggatcccttggtccatcaaggttagtatCAGGGTCTattcagaccagcagcagctttcccacgcctactgcctggtcctttttactgAAGATGTCGAGGATTGAACTGGGGGCCTTCTACGTGCCAGGCATATGTCATAGCACTGAGCCCCACCGcccaagtcagctgcaacttgagacGACTACCCACCACAAACCCAGGTTCTGCCCGGGGAAGGCCCAAGAGCACAAACAGCGTATTGTGGCTAGATCCAGCCAAGGCCCACTACAGGCAAGAGATTTTTAATTGAGGCTTTACAACAGAGTTTTCCAACCAGGAGtccgggagctctgaagtggtgtggtaggcggggagcaggggggggggtcctggctgtcttctcagcccctcctcttcttcccagcctacatgaggcaacaCTGGCATAAGGCCAGGggaggagggctaagggtgtcaCTTTTGGTCCGTGTGGCCTGCAGACAATCACTTCCGGGGGCCTCGCAGTCTGACTACCAGAATCTTAAGCCTTCTCCTCCAAGGTATCCTCACAGCAACGCTGCAGAGTAGACCAGTTAGAGCGGAAACTTGAACTCAGTGCTGCTCCAGCCCCAGGGGTGCTAGGCCTACTATGCCAAACCGGGCTGTCCAATGTTGCCTGGAAACAGAATGCAAGGAAACTGAAGTCAGCCAAAGCAGCCACCGTAATAAGTAATAAATTTCGAGGCCTGCCCTTTTCTGCAGAGAGAAAAACGGGGGAGGCGGCATCAGACAAGAGTGAGCTAGCCGCTTGGCCACGGAGGTCAGATAAGGAAGGAATCTCTCCTCTATAGAGAGCCAAGCTCCTGCCTGTGACGGCCCCAGCCAGGCCAAaagcccaacacacacacaaacacacacacaccctgcatcaAACCTAATGCAGGCCCAGGAAGCATGAACTCAGGTGGATAACAGCAATGTGGTCAAACTGGCTACAATCTTGCCCTGCCTCCAGATCTCATCCACTGGAAAGGTGGAAGATGCGGCCTGTCCAAGAGAAAGGGGCAGGGTTAAGAAAAGGGACAGGGTCATTGACTAGATCCAGCTTTCACAGCTGGTGGATCTCATGCCTGCTCCGTCTTCGTATGGCAGGAACAAGCTTCTAGGCCTGGATTGTGGCTACGTTATGGTAAACAGAAAAAGACACGTCCATCTGGCTTCTTTTCAAAGGGCGGGGTGGAGGGAAGGCCCTGGTCTCGGGTTCTGGACTGTGTCGAGCTAGAGACGCCGACAAGTGGTAGCAACGCCCCACAAGCAGAAAACTAGCAAGCCAGAGGACTTCTCTCATCCTGATATGCCAGCTTTCTGTCGGCCAGGGCTTTAATGCACGGAAAGCGAGCAACTGCTTTGGACTCTGGCAGAGGCAAATTCATCTGCCAATTGCACGGGCCACTCAAGAACGCTGCAGACGGCTTGTACAAGTCGGCAAGTCTGCGCCAGTCCTCagcatgcaacaacaacaacaaaacaaaacagaggacACTGCCTTAGACCAGAAATCTCAGGCGGAGAAACGTCTTTTCCCAGACCTGCAATCTGAGATCCTAAAATTGgagttgccaggaattgaacttggAACTTGCA
The nucleotide sequence above comes from Paroedura picta isolate Pp20150507F chromosome 4, Ppicta_v3.0, whole genome shotgun sequence. Encoded proteins:
- the LOC143834866 gene encoding acidic leucine-rich nuclear phosphoprotein 32 family member D-like, whose amino-acid sequence is MEMEKRLTAELRNKKPGEVKELVLDNCRSDDGKICGLSSDFENLEFLSMINVHLLTVSNLPRLNKLRKLELSDNRISGGLEVLAEKTPNLTHLNLSGNKIKDINTLEPLKKLPHLQSLDLFNCEVTMLINYRESVFGLLPQLTYLDGFDASDNEAPDSDPEGDGLDDDYEENGEESEEDYGELEEEDFDEELADEEEDEEDLDGEEEEDGVEDEEEEDEEGGEDEDDEEGEEDIPQGEKRKREPEDEGEEVPEDEEDD